The sequence below is a genomic window from Streptomyces sp. V1I1.
GAAGGTCGCCCTGCACCTCGATCGCCCGCACGACACGGTTGCCGTGCATGAAGAGGGAGGTGCGGCGCAGGTGGGTGTTCTCGTCGACGCGGGCCGCCGGGGAGGTGTACCCGGACAGGATCTTCGCGACTTCCTTCTCGCTGCCCGGCTTCACCGTGAAGGTGAGGGCATGCCGTACGACGCCGTCGCCGACCCGGGGTGCGGCCTGGAGCCTGCCCTTGAGCTGTGCGGGTGTCTCGGTGAAGGCCTGTCCGGTCTCCCGCAGGACGCTGAAGCGCAGCGAGCGGGTGTCCCGTACGCAGTTGTGCAGCGGCTGAACCGTCGTCACGTGCTCCTCGCTGTTCACCCATGCGAGGAAGGGCGGGGCGCCCTCCCATTCGCTGGTGATGAGCCACTGCGAGGGGTTCTCGATCGACTGGCACAGCTGGTCGCTGATGTGGCCAGGGACCGATGCGACCTGATTGCGCAGATGCTCGTACGCCTCGAGGAACTGGTTCTGTGCGCCGTCTTGGAGGTCCAGCAGCAGCACGACCCGAAGCCTGGAGCCATCGAAGGCGGACTGCGATATCCGTTCCGACAGGGTTGTCATCGTTCACACTCCTTATCGACAGCTCGGCCGCCACGTGCCGTGGCTCCTCGTCCGTCGTCGGTGGAATCCGCCCGGGTTTCAACCACCCTGCGGATACGGACGGTCCGCCTCCCTGGCTCGGGTGGCGCTCCCGCAATTGATCGTGGTCCGGTACTTCGACTGGCGCGAGAGCTGAGAACCAAGCGGGTGAATGGGCGAGGGAACCGTTCCCCCAGAGGGCATGAAAGTTCCATCCCCCCGGGCGGCAGGAGCTGGAGCGACTCATGGCAGATATGGAAGAGAACGTCGACCACCGCGTACCGGTCCTCATCGTGGGCGGCTCCTTGGTGGGCCTGTCCACGTCGCTGTTTCTGGGCCGCCACGGCGTCAGACATCTGCTGGTCGAAAAACACTCGGGCACCTCGATGCACCCGCGCGGACGCGGCAACAACGTGCGGACGATGGAGCTGTTCCGGGGCGCCGAGGTGGAGGCGGACATCCGGCAGGCCGCGTCGGTCCTCGCGGACAACCACGGCATCCTGCAGGCGGGCTCGCTGACCGGCGACGACCAGGAGTGGCTGTTCAAGGAGATCGACCCCGGCGGCGGGCTGGCCCGCTTCAGCCCGACGACATGGTGCCTGTGCAGCCAGAACGACCTTGAACCCGTGCTGCTGGACCGTGCCCGCGCGCAAGGCGGCGACGTGCGGTTCTCCACCGAACTGCTGAGCTTCGAGCAGGACTCGACGGGCGTGATGGCGGTCCTGAAGAACCGGGACACCGGTGAGCACAGCACCGTGCGTGCCGACTATCTCGTCGCGGCCGACGGGCCTCGTAGCCCCGTCAGGGAACAGCTGCGCATCGGCCAGACCGGCAACGGCGATCTGTTCCACAACGTGAGCATCGCCTTCCGCTCCCGTCGGCTCATGGACGCGGTGGGAGACCGGCGCTTCATCGTCTGCTATCTGACCAACCCCGAAGCGGACGGGGCCCTGCTGCCGGTGGACAACCGGGAGCTGTGGGTGTTCCACGCGCCCTGGCACCCCGAGCGGGGCGAGGCACTCGAGGACTTCACCGACGAGCGCTGCGCCGAGCACATCCGCAAGGCAACCGGTGCGCCGGGCCTGGACGTTGAGATCACCGGCAAGGCGCCGTGGCACGCCGCGGAACGGGTTGCCGGGAGCTACTCGTCAGGCCGGGTCTTCCTGGCCGGCGACTCGGCCCACGAGATGTCCCCGACCGGGGCGTTCGGCTCCAACACCGGCATCCAGGACGCCCACAACCTGGCCTGGAAGCTCGCGCTGGTGCTGGACGGATCGGCGGGTCCCGGGCTGCTCGAGACGTACGACGCGGAGCGGCGCCCGGTGGCGCGCGCGACGAGCGAACGCGCCTCGTCCCGCTCGGCGGAACACAGCCACCCCGGCTACGCACCCGCGGTCACCCCGGGCGGCGGGCGCAAGGGCGGGATCCTCTCGGTGGCGATGGGTTACAGCTATCTGCACGGCGCGGTCCTGGGCGTCGCCCCGGACCGGCCCATCGTGCCGGAGCGCATGGAGCTGATGGGCGCACCCGGCACCCGCGCCCCGCACATGTGGGTCGGCGGGCCCACCGGGCGGGTGTCCACCCTG
It includes:
- a CDS encoding SchA/CurD-like domain-containing protein, translated to MTTLSERISQSAFDGSRLRVVLLLDLQDGAQNQFLEAYEHLRNQVASVPGHISDQLCQSIENPSQWLITSEWEGAPPFLAWVNSEEHVTTVQPLHNCVRDTRSLRFSVLRETGQAFTETPAQLKGRLQAAPRVGDGVVRHALTFTVKPGSEKEVAKILSGYTSPAARVDENTHLRRTSLFMHGNRVVRAIEVQGDLLAGLRHVARQPEVRAVEEAINPYLEQDRDLEDPDSARMFFTRAALPAVHHVAGDGRNPAELSRHALYYPAKEGCGMALARLLAKQDEAAAENPQSPIASSTIFQRDDIVVRLVDVSGKLDAQPALALGVSGPRKAATLARLLANGEDGMPTTKKEMSRFLADSEMHLITDRIASPES
- a CDS encoding FAD-dependent monooxygenase; the encoded protein is MEENVDHRVPVLIVGGSLVGLSTSLFLGRHGVRHLLVEKHSGTSMHPRGRGNNVRTMELFRGAEVEADIRQAASVLADNHGILQAGSLTGDDQEWLFKEIDPGGGLARFSPTTWCLCSQNDLEPVLLDRARAQGGDVRFSTELLSFEQDSTGVMAVLKNRDTGEHSTVRADYLVAADGPRSPVREQLRIGQTGNGDLFHNVSIAFRSRRLMDAVGDRRFIVCYLTNPEADGALLPVDNRELWVFHAPWHPERGEALEDFTDERCAEHIRKATGAPGLDVEITGKAPWHAAERVAGSYSSGRVFLAGDSAHEMSPTGAFGSNTGIQDAHNLAWKLALVLDGSAGPGLLETYDAERRPVARATSERASSRSAEHSHPGYAPAVTPGGGRKGGILSVAMGYSYLHGAVLGVAPDRPIVPERMELMGAPGTRAPHMWVGGPTGRVSTLDLYERSFVLLSAAGTAWQAAARRVAERLSVQLDAYAVGAGPDADLVPEGDADWAAMHGTTPEGALLVRPDGFVAWRSPGAVQDPEATLHAAMSTLLSRA